From a single Lolium rigidum isolate FL_2022 chromosome 7, APGP_CSIRO_Lrig_0.1, whole genome shotgun sequence genomic region:
- the LOC124672052 gene encoding disease resistance protein RPM1-like — protein sequence MAESSLVLVITKIGAAAALQASSILANRADAVVAIPNDMILIRNELELMHAFLMDNHRTGVSDQVTETWIGQVRRLAHNMEDIVDQFIYVVGTHHQQESSWLGCVKKVVKKPQSLLTLDEIAIKIQNINRELQRLKLSKDWTQPISGVSDFPAKHYDLQHQAYLPGHDFSIAADELVGLEKNKESLIRSLHMEDCSKLRMISVWGMGGIGKSTLVTNVYREEATSFECHAWISVSQSFELVDIWKQMLKKINVQDKPEYDFEHMSSEELQVKVKEILHKKRYLIILDDVWTSIDLMKIKEVLVDDCMGSRIITTSRSEEVAAIADDGCTLRVEPLDHHDSWRLFCRKAFPKTENHMCPPELHLYGERIVNKCDGLPLALVSIGSILSLRTKNIVEWKLFEDHLIWELHHNENLNHVEKILNLSYKYLPNYLKSCFLYCAIFPEDYAIDADYLIKLWISEGFIEQRGTCSLEVVAEGYLEELIRRNMLHVSARNSFGKIKFLEMHDLVRELAIFCSKKENFSIIYDSSHRVVPAGLISRRIGVHKCNEDLTTRIDVSKARTILCFDSTMPSALWSTVLEHCKYIAVLDLSYIAIEVIPHSVGELFNLKFLNLDVTPVKELPKSIRNLNKLETLSLEDTNCLVLPHGATKLKKLRHFNMWKNLRDSELTFKTYESTEPFEGLWFLKELKTLHSVRASKVLVEKIGNLSQLCSLMINEVKTIHCAQLCSSLSKMVQLQSLTIRAIDENEVLQLEALTLSNPLQTLCLEGKLSEGTLKSPFFSTHGHVLFELSLSWSQFSEDPLPLLSGFLKLTHLDLRRAYIGQKINFAAGWFPDLKVMRLRDLPCVNEICIDEGALGRLEDIIIHKLVELRGFPEQLEYLKYAHFSGLHPDNQQQS from the coding sequence ATGGCCGAGTCTTCTCTTGTTCTTGTCATAACAAAGATTGGCGCGGCTGCGGCACTACAGGCTAGTTCAATTCTTGCAAACAGAGCAGATGCTGTGGTAGCAATCCCAAATGACATGATACTGATAAGAAATGAACTGGAGCTTATGCACGCATTTCTTATGGATAATCACAGGACAGGTGTGTCAGATCAAGTCACTGAAACTTGGATTGGTCAAGTCCGTAGATTGGCACATAACATGGAAGACATTGTGGATCAGTTTATCTATGTTGTAGGCACACATCATCAGCAAGAATCGTCATGGTTGGGTTGTGTGAAGAAAGTAGTCAAGAAACCTCAATCTCTATTAACTCTAGATGAGATTGCCATTAAAATTCAGAATATAAATCGAGAACTTCAACGACTTAAGCTAAGTAAGGACTGGACTCAACCAATATCAGGTGTGAGTGATTTTCCTGCAAAACACTATGACCTCCAGCATCAAGCATACCTTCCTGGTCATGATTTCTCGATTGCTGCTGATGAGCTTGTAGGGTTAGAAAAGAACAAAGAAAGCTTGATCAGGTCCTTGCATATGGAAGATTGCTCCAAGCTGCGGATGATTTCTGTCTGGGGTATGGGTGGTATTGGAAAAAGCACCCTTGTCACAAATGTGTACAGGGAGGAAGCAACAAGCTTCGAATGCCATGCATGGATTTCTGTGTCCCAGTCATTTGAATTGGTTGACATCTGGAAACAAATGTTGAAAAAAATTAATGTTCAAGACAAGCCAGAGTATGATTTTGAACATATGAGTAGCGAAGAGCTTCAAGTGAAAGTGAAGGAAATCCTTCACAAAAAGAGATATTTGATCATATTGGATGATGTATGGACATCCATAGATCTAATGAAAATTAAAGAGGTTCTTGTTGATGATTGCATGGGAAGCAGGATAATCACCACAAGCAGAAGTGAGGAAGTTGCTGCGATAGCGGATGATGGTTGTACTTTAAGAGTAGAGCCATTAgatcaccatgattcatggcggcTATTTTGTAGGAAGGCATTTCCAAAAACTGAAAATCACATGTGCCCTCCAGAGTTACATCTGTATGGTGAAAGAATAGTGAACAAATGTGATGGTCTACCGCTTGCTCTTGTATCAATAGGGAGCATATTGTCCCTTAGAACAAAAAATATTGTAGAATGGAAGCTGTTTGAGGATCATCTTATTTGGGAGCTGCACCATAATGAGAACCTCAACCATGTGGAGAAGATTCTGAATTTAAGCTACAAGTATCTTCCCAACTATTTGAAGAGTTGTTTCTTGTATTGTGCTATATTCCCAGAAGACTATGCTATTGATGCAGATTATTTGATTAAATTATGGATCTCTGAAGGGTTTATTGAACAAAGAGGGACTTGCAGCTTAGAAGTTGTTGCTGAAGGTTATCTTGAAGAACTCATTAGACGAAACATGCTTCATGTTTCAGCAAGGAACAGCTTTGGCAAGATTAAGTTTCTTGAAATGCACGATCTTGTGCGAGAGCTAGCAATATTCTGCTCCAAAAAGGAGAATTTCAGCATAATTTATGATTCCAGCCATAGAGTGGTACCGGCAGGATTGATTTCTCGTCGAATTGGGGTGCACAAGTGCAATGAGGACCTCACAACAAGAATAGATGTATCAAAGGCTCGGACCATACTTTGTTTTGACTCTACAATGCCATCAGCTCTTTGGTCCACTGTTCTAGAACATTGCAAGTATATTGCCGTGTTGGACTTATCATACATTGCAATTGAGGTTATCCCACATTCGGTTGGTGAGCTATTTAACCTCAAGTTTTTGAACTTAGATGTGACCCCAGTGAAGGAACTACCCAAATCAATTAGGAATCTTAACAAGCTTGAGACATTGAGTCTGGAAGATACAAACTGTTTGGTATTACCACATGGGGCTACAAAGCTTAAAAAATTGAGACATTTTAATATGTGGAAAAATCTGCGTGACTCAGAGTTGACTTTCAAGACTTATGAATCCACTGAACCGTTTGAGGGTTTGTGGTTTCTGAAGGAACTTAAGACACTGCATTCAGTTAGAGCTAGCAAAGTTCTTGTTGAAAAAATAGGGAACTTGTCTCAGCTTTGCAGCCTTATGATTAATGAGGTAAAAACAATCCATTGTGCACAACTCTGCAGCTCTTTATCAAAGATGGTCCAACTCCAGAGTTTGACAATAAGAGCCATTGATGAGAATGAGGTGCTCCAACTTGAAGCATTGACACTGTCAAACCCTCTTCAAACGCTTTGTTTGGAAGGGAAACTGTCAGAAGGAACCCTGAAATCTCCGTTTTTCTCAACCCATGGACATGTGCTTTTTGAACTATCACTATCTTGGTCTCAGTTCAGTGAGGATCCATTGCCGCTCCTCTCAGGGTTTTTAAAGTTGACCCATTTAGATCTTAGGAGAGCTTATATTGGGCAGAAGATAAACTTCGCGGCTGGCTGGTTCCCAGATTTGAAGGTGATGCGTTTGCGAGATTTGCCATGCGTCAATGAAATATGCATTGATGAAGGAGCTTTGGGCCGCCTTGAAGATATTATTATCCATAAACTTGTGGAACTTCGGGGCTTTCCTGAACAGCTAGAATACCTCAAATATGCACACTTTTCTGGCTTGCATCCTGATAATCAACAGCAAAGCTAG